The following proteins are co-located in the Mycolicibacterium goodii genome:
- a CDS encoding alpha/beta hydrolase-fold protein gives MVRTHTVAAGETLSGLALRFYGDAELYPLIATASGIPDPGVIAVGQKLIFPDFVRHTVVAGETLSEVASRFYGDAGLAPLIAAASGIAATADAEPGQRLAIPDITRYPVVAGDTLSGLAMRFYGDSAFYPLIAAVNGIPNPNLIEVGRVLLIFAGRSDGFGLRIVDRNESDPRLWYYRFQTAAIGWNPGINVLLPDDYRTSGKTYPVLYLLHGGGDQDFRTFDFLGVRNWTAGKPIIVVMPDGGHAGWYSNPVASFVGPRNWETFHIAQLLPWIEANFRTYAEYDGRAVAGFSMGGFGALKYAAKYYGHFASVSSHSGPASLRRDFGLVVHWANLTSAVLDLGGGTVYGAPLWDQARVSADNPVERIESYRNKRVFLVAGTSPDPLNWFDSVNETQVLAGQREFRERLRAAGIPHEAHEVPGGHIFRPEMFIRDLDGIIARLRPAATIEV, from the coding sequence ATGGTCAGGACGCACACGGTGGCCGCGGGGGAGACGTTGTCCGGCTTGGCGTTGCGGTTCTACGGCGACGCGGAGCTGTATCCGCTGATTGCGACAGCCAGTGGGATCCCGGATCCCGGCGTCATCGCGGTGGGGCAGAAGCTCATCTTTCCGGACTTCGTGCGGCACACGGTGGTCGCCGGGGAGACGTTGTCGGAGGTGGCTTCGCGGTTCTACGGTGACGCGGGCCTGGCCCCGCTGATCGCCGCTGCGAGCGGGATCGCCGCGACCGCAGATGCCGAGCCCGGGCAACGGCTCGCCATCCCGGACATCACGCGGTATCCGGTGGTTGCCGGTGACACGCTGTCGGGATTGGCCATGCGGTTCTATGGGGATTCGGCGTTCTACCCGCTGATCGCCGCCGTCAACGGAATCCCGAACCCGAACCTCATCGAAGTCGGCCGGGTGCTACTGATATTCGCCGGACGTAGTGACGGATTCGGGCTGCGCATCGTCGACCGCAACGAAAGCGATCCTCGGCTGTGGTACTACCGCTTCCAGACCGCGGCGATCGGTTGGAACCCGGGCATCAACGTCCTGCTGCCGGACGACTATCGCACCAGCGGGAAGACCTACCCGGTGCTCTACCTCCTCCACGGGGGCGGGGACCAGGATTTCCGCACATTCGACTTCCTCGGTGTCAGGAACTGGACCGCAGGCAAGCCCATCATCGTGGTCATGCCGGACGGCGGGCACGCCGGCTGGTACTCGAATCCGGTCGCATCCTTTGTCGGACCGCGCAACTGGGAGACCTTCCACATCGCGCAGTTGCTGCCCTGGATCGAGGCGAACTTTCGCACATACGCCGAATACGACGGCCGCGCGGTGGCAGGGTTCTCGATGGGCGGGTTCGGCGCACTGAAGTATGCCGCGAAGTACTACGGCCATTTCGCCTCGGTGAGCAGCCATTCCGGGCCGGCGAGTCTGCGGCGCGACTTCGGCCTGGTGGTCCACTGGGCGAATCTGACCTCGGCGGTGCTGGATCTCGGCGGCGGGACGGTTTACGGTGCGCCGCTGTGGGACCAGGCGCGGGTGAGCGCGGACAATCCGGTGGAACGGATCGAGAGTTACCGGAACAAGCGGGTGTTCCTCGTGGCCGGGACCAGCCCGGACCCACTCAACTGGTTCGACAGCGTCAACGAGACCCAGGTGCTCGCCGGCCAGCGCGAATTCCGTGAACGCCTGAGGGCCGCGGGCATTCCGCACGAGGCCCACGAGGTACCCGGCGGGCACATCTTCCGGCCCGAGATGTTCATACGGGATCTCGACGGGATCATCGCCCGCCTGCGTCCCGCCGCGACCATCGAAGTGTGA
- a CDS encoding dihydrofolate reductase family protein, which produces MAQLLKVQNFNVSQDGFGAADNQCFERPFGDVDPGMMFAWAGATASWPNRTDPGGNRGLDDYFTRDFANNIGAEIMGRNKFSPYRGPWEEHDWQGWWGDEPPFHTPVFVLTHHPRLSFTLSDTTFHFIDADPHTALHLAREAAQGKDVRLGGGATTVREFLDADLIDTLHVAVSPTVTIGSGSRLWESPEELLDRYHLEVVPSSSGVLHHLFWRR; this is translated from the coding sequence GTGGCCCAGCTGCTGAAGGTGCAGAACTTCAACGTGTCGCAGGACGGTTTCGGCGCCGCCGACAACCAGTGCTTCGAACGCCCATTCGGTGACGTCGATCCGGGCATGATGTTTGCGTGGGCCGGGGCCACCGCGAGCTGGCCGAACCGCACCGACCCAGGCGGCAACCGCGGCCTCGATGACTACTTCACGCGCGACTTCGCGAACAACATCGGCGCGGAAATCATGGGACGCAACAAGTTCAGCCCGTATCGAGGCCCGTGGGAAGAACACGATTGGCAGGGCTGGTGGGGCGACGAGCCGCCCTTCCATACCCCGGTTTTCGTCCTGACCCATCATCCGCGACTGTCGTTCACGTTGTCGGACACGACGTTTCATTTCATCGACGCCGATCCACACACCGCGCTGCACCTGGCGCGGGAGGCGGCGCAGGGCAAAGACGTCCGACTCGGTGGCGGCGCGACCACGGTTCGTGAGTTCCTCGACGCCGATTTGATCGACACGCTCCACGTCGCGGTGTCGCCGACGGTCACCATCGGATCCGGGTCGCGGCTCTGGGAATCACCCGAGGAGTTGCTCGACCGGTACCACCTCGAGGTGGTGCCGAGTTCCAGCGGCGTCCTGCACCACCTGTTCTGGCGTCGCTGA
- a CDS encoding L-serine ammonia-lyase encodes MTVSVFDLFSVGIGPSSSHTVGPMRAAARFADDLANHGLLDAVATIDVDLYGSLAATGAGHGTMSAILLGLEGFRPETIESDVKDRRIGQMRADGRIRVGGRVEIALSEDDIRLHPETVLPTHSNGMRLSAAGSDGRLLHSQTYFSVGGGFVVTEGADGPEQSHGSGDGDITFSSAAELLALADKFDSSISSVMLAFETATRTEGEIRSRLLHIRDVMFECMEHGITRDGFLPGTLRVRRRAREWYRRLLADDPDRDPVYAEDWVNLVALAVNEENASGGRIVTAPTNGAAGIIPAVLYYALHYTPRGTADPDDATVRFLLTAGAIGSLYKERASISGAEVGCQGEVGSAASMAAAGLAEVLGGTSAQVENAAEIAMEHSLGLTCDPIGGLVQIPCIERNAISAGKAINAARMALRGDGTHRVSLDQVIETMRSTGRDMSAKYKETSTGGLATAVPVNVVEC; translated from the coding sequence ATGACCGTCAGCGTGTTCGATCTGTTCAGCGTCGGCATCGGTCCCTCCAGTTCGCACACCGTGGGGCCCATGCGGGCGGCCGCGCGGTTTGCCGACGACCTCGCAAACCACGGATTGCTCGACGCGGTCGCAACCATTGACGTCGACCTGTACGGATCGCTGGCCGCGACCGGCGCCGGCCACGGGACCATGTCGGCAATCCTGTTGGGTCTGGAAGGTTTTCGCCCCGAGACCATCGAGTCCGACGTCAAGGACCGGCGGATCGGGCAAATGCGTGCCGACGGCCGCATCCGGGTGGGCGGACGTGTCGAGATCGCGCTCTCCGAGGACGACATCCGGTTACACCCTGAGACGGTGCTGCCCACGCATTCCAACGGTATGCGGTTATCCGCCGCCGGATCCGATGGCCGCCTGCTGCATTCGCAGACCTACTTCTCGGTCGGCGGAGGATTCGTCGTCACCGAAGGTGCCGATGGACCAGAGCAAAGTCACGGATCCGGAGACGGTGACATCACCTTCAGCTCCGCTGCCGAATTGCTGGCTCTGGCCGACAAATTCGACTCCTCCATCAGTTCCGTCATGCTCGCGTTCGAAACCGCAACCAGAACCGAGGGTGAGATCAGGTCGCGTCTGCTGCACATCCGCGACGTGATGTTCGAATGCATGGAGCACGGCATCACCCGCGACGGATTCCTCCCCGGCACGCTACGGGTGCGGCGGCGGGCACGCGAGTGGTACCGGCGGCTACTCGCCGACGATCCCGACCGTGACCCCGTCTACGCCGAGGACTGGGTGAACCTCGTCGCGCTGGCGGTCAACGAGGAGAACGCGTCCGGCGGCCGCATCGTCACCGCGCCCACCAACGGCGCCGCCGGGATCATCCCCGCCGTCCTGTACTACGCACTGCACTACACGCCACGGGGCACGGCGGACCCCGACGACGCCACCGTCCGGTTCCTGCTGACCGCGGGGGCGATCGGATCGTTGTACAAAGAACGCGCTTCGATCTCGGGCGCAGAGGTGGGATGCCAGGGCGAGGTCGGTTCAGCGGCCTCGATGGCGGCCGCCGGGCTGGCCGAAGTTCTCGGAGGGACATCGGCGCAAGTCGAGAACGCCGCCGAGATCGCCATGGAACACAGCCTCGGGCTGACCTGCGACCCGATCGGCGGCCTGGTGCAGATCCCATGTATCGAACGCAACGCCATCTCGGCGGGCAAGGCGATCAACGCGGCGCGAATGGCGTTGCGCGGCGACGGAACTCACCGCGTGAGCCTCGATCAGGTGATTGAGACGATGCGCAGCACCGGGCGGGACATGAGTGCCAAGTACAAGGAGACCTCGACCGGCGGTCTGGCCACGGCCGTGCCGGTGAACGTCGTGGAGTGCTGA
- a CDS encoding FKBP-type peptidyl-prolyl cis-trans isomerase — protein sequence MSSSVAIAACAASLALTLVACGSDSDTASSSSSPASSSTNVEALTSTSTETAAPAASTCPTAAPQGAAVPEWALSGATGSIEVTGSTDAAAPVVNVNGPFSVTETQVKTLQPGDGPVVADNATVLVCYMGVNGRDGKVFDSSYERGAPVDFPLNGVVAGFQKAIAGQTVGSTVAVAMTSQDGYPNGQPAAGIEPGDSLIFAIKILDAAN from the coding sequence GTGTCTTCCTCCGTCGCCATCGCGGCCTGCGCCGCCTCGCTCGCCTTGACCCTCGTCGCTTGTGGCTCCGACTCGGACACCGCGTCGTCAAGCTCGTCGCCGGCCAGTTCGTCGACCAATGTCGAGGCTCTCACCTCCACCTCGACCGAGACCGCGGCGCCCGCGGCGAGCACCTGCCCGACCGCCGCGCCCCAGGGCGCCGCCGTTCCGGAATGGGCCCTGTCCGGAGCCACCGGCAGCATCGAGGTCACCGGGTCGACCGACGCCGCGGCACCGGTGGTCAACGTCAACGGGCCGTTCAGCGTGACCGAAACCCAGGTCAAGACGCTGCAGCCCGGCGACGGACCCGTCGTCGCGGACAATGCCACCGTCCTGGTCTGCTACATGGGAGTCAACGGTCGCGACGGTAAGGTGTTCGACAGCAGCTATGAGCGCGGCGCGCCGGTCGACTTCCCGTTGAACGGCGTGGTGGCCGGATTCCAGAAGGCGATCGCGGGCCAGACGGTCGGATCCACCGTCGCCGTGGCGATGACCTCACAGGACGGATATCCGAACGGTCAGCCGGCCGCGGGCATCGAGCCGGGTGACTCGCTCATCTTCGCGATCAAGATTCTCGACGCCGCCAACTAG
- a CDS encoding SDR family NAD(P)-dependent oxidoreductase: protein MADAFGGKVAVITGAGSGIGRALSLALARSGARVAISDVDAAGLVDTEKQLRGFGADIRSDRLDVTDQQAFMEYAGLVRDHFGAVNQVYNNAGIAFAGGVENSEVADIERVMNVNFWGVVHGTKAFLPHLIESGDGHVVNISSLFGLLAAPGQVGYVAAKFAVRGFTEALRQEMMIAGHPVKVTAVHPGGVRTSLAQNATGFAGFDKAASIEIFNKSSITSPEKAARTILRGVRRNKARVLVGPDAMAVDALVRLTGPGYQNLLTRYQVWSAGRRALSKV from the coding sequence ATGGCGGATGCGTTCGGCGGCAAGGTCGCCGTCATCACCGGTGCAGGTTCGGGAATCGGCCGGGCGCTCTCACTGGCTCTCGCGCGGTCGGGGGCGCGGGTGGCCATCAGCGATGTCGATGCGGCGGGCCTGGTCGATACCGAGAAGCAACTGCGCGGTTTCGGCGCCGACATCAGGAGCGACCGGTTGGACGTCACCGATCAGCAGGCGTTCATGGAGTATGCGGGTCTGGTCAGAGACCACTTCGGCGCGGTGAACCAGGTCTACAACAACGCCGGAATAGCGTTTGCCGGCGGCGTGGAGAACTCTGAGGTCGCCGACATCGAACGCGTGATGAACGTGAACTTCTGGGGTGTCGTCCACGGCACCAAGGCGTTTCTTCCCCATCTCATCGAGTCGGGCGACGGGCACGTCGTGAACATCTCCAGTCTTTTCGGGTTGCTCGCGGCACCCGGGCAGGTCGGCTACGTCGCGGCGAAGTTCGCGGTGCGCGGGTTCACCGAGGCACTGCGTCAGGAGATGATGATCGCCGGTCATCCGGTGAAGGTGACCGCCGTGCATCCGGGCGGGGTGCGGACATCGCTCGCCCAGAATGCAACGGGGTTCGCCGGTTTCGACAAGGCTGCGAGCATCGAGATCTTCAACAAGTCGTCCATCACCTCGCCGGAGAAGGCGGCACGAACCATCTTGCGGGGCGTGCGCAGGAACAAGGCACGTGTGCTGGTCGGGCCGGACGCGATGGCCGTCGATGCCTTGGTGCGGTTGACGGGACCGGGTTACCAGAATCTGCTGACCCGATACCAGGTCTGGAGTGCCGGCCGTCGGGCTCTCTCGAAGGTCTGA
- a CDS encoding NAD(P)/FAD-dependent oxidoreductase, with translation MNNNGRLKVLIIGGGFGGLFCARRLGRLDVDVTLIDRAAGHLFQPLLYQCATGTLSIGHISRPLREELARFSNVKPLLGEAVRVDPDRRQVDCLRPDETTFTLDYDVLVIAAGMRQSYMGNERFAEWAPGMKTLDDALSIRQRVFTAFEIAETLPPGPERDAWLTFAVAGGGPTGVELAGQIREMATRTLANEFHSIEPEEARVLLFDGGERVLKSFAPDLAERAAESLSALGVELRMGVHVTDVRRDGVTVTPKNGDPAEEYATRTVLWTAGVEAVPFARHVAEVLGATTDRAGRIEVEPDLTVPGHPEVFVVGDLVGRDKLPGVAENAMQGGLHVARCIRRDLAGKPRRPYRYHDLGSAAYIRRGDALLQVHRVRISGFMGWLAWGFIHIAFLTGVRNRVSTVITWMATIARASRYHRAFMLGDPTKLEQERYTWSRWDQESPRPESWPPPSVET, from the coding sequence ATGAACAACAACGGTCGCTTGAAGGTGCTGATCATCGGCGGAGGATTCGGCGGTCTGTTCTGCGCTCGGCGGTTGGGTCGTCTCGACGTCGACGTGACCCTGATCGACCGCGCCGCAGGGCACCTGTTCCAGCCGCTGCTGTATCAGTGCGCCACCGGGACGTTGAGCATCGGCCACATCAGCCGGCCGCTGCGTGAGGAGCTCGCGAGGTTCAGCAACGTCAAACCACTTCTGGGAGAAGCGGTTCGGGTCGATCCGGACCGGCGCCAGGTGGATTGCCTGCGACCGGACGAGACCACGTTCACGCTGGATTACGACGTGCTCGTGATCGCCGCGGGTATGCGACAGTCGTACATGGGCAACGAGCGCTTCGCCGAGTGGGCACCCGGTATGAAGACCCTCGACGACGCGCTGAGCATCCGGCAGCGGGTGTTCACCGCGTTCGAGATCGCCGAGACCCTGCCGCCGGGACCCGAACGTGACGCGTGGCTGACCTTCGCCGTGGCGGGGGGCGGTCCCACCGGTGTGGAGTTGGCCGGGCAGATCAGGGAGATGGCGACCAGGACCCTGGCGAACGAGTTCCACAGCATTGAACCCGAAGAGGCCCGGGTGCTGCTGTTCGACGGCGGCGAGCGCGTGTTGAAGAGTTTCGCGCCGGACCTCGCCGAACGCGCGGCCGAATCGCTGAGCGCGCTCGGCGTCGAACTGAGGATGGGCGTGCACGTCACCGATGTGCGCCGTGACGGCGTGACCGTCACCCCCAAGAACGGCGACCCGGCCGAGGAGTACGCGACCCGCACCGTGCTGTGGACCGCGGGCGTCGAGGCCGTGCCGTTCGCGCGGCACGTCGCCGAGGTGCTCGGGGCGACGACCGACCGCGCCGGCCGCATCGAGGTCGAACCGGACCTCACCGTCCCCGGGCATCCGGAGGTCTTCGTCGTCGGTGACCTCGTCGGCAGAGACAAGCTGCCCGGGGTCGCCGAGAACGCCATGCAAGGTGGTCTGCACGTCGCCCGGTGCATCCGGCGCGACCTCGCCGGGAAGCCGAGGCGACCGTACCGTTACCACGACCTCGGTTCGGCGGCCTACATCCGCCGCGGCGACGCACTGCTGCAGGTTCACCGGGTGCGCATCTCCGGGTTCATGGGATGGCTCGCGTGGGGGTTCATCCACATCGCGTTCCTGACCGGTGTGCGCAACCGCGTCAGCACCGTCATCACCTGGATGGCGACGATCGCCCGTGCGAGCCGCTACCACCGCGCCTTCATGCTCGGCGATCCCACCAAACTCGAACAGGAGCGCTACACGTGGTCGCGGTGGGATCAGGAGTCACCGCGGCCGGAATCGTGGCCGCCGCCGAGCGTCGAGACCTGA
- a CDS encoding response regulator, with the protein MGGAELKVLVVDDDFRVANMHAGIVNAVPGFTVTDTVTTLAAAHKAAPVDLALVDVYLPDGSGIDFVRGLQCDSMVLSAATDAPTIRAAIAAGALSYLVKPFAPTDLAARLSGYARYRRILSGTNLGAGDVDSALDALRPRVTPQQSPTAVANPTKQLVLEALRASGRPMSSAEVSAEIGVSRATAQRYLSTLANSGDVKIQLRYGTTGRPEQEFFAVQKPTGRPAR; encoded by the coding sequence ATGGGTGGCGCAGAACTGAAGGTGCTCGTCGTCGACGACGACTTCCGCGTCGCGAACATGCACGCGGGCATCGTCAACGCGGTCCCGGGGTTCACCGTGACCGATACCGTGACCACGCTGGCCGCGGCGCACAAGGCCGCGCCGGTGGACCTGGCGCTGGTGGACGTGTACCTGCCCGACGGGTCGGGCATCGACTTCGTCCGCGGCCTGCAGTGCGACAGCATGGTGCTGAGTGCGGCCACCGACGCGCCGACGATACGGGCGGCGATCGCCGCGGGCGCATTGTCGTACCTGGTGAAGCCGTTCGCGCCGACCGACCTGGCGGCGCGGCTGTCGGGATACGCACGGTACCGCCGCATCCTGTCGGGTACGAACCTCGGTGCCGGCGATGTGGATTCGGCGTTGGATGCGCTGCGGCCGCGCGTCACCCCGCAACAGTCGCCGACCGCCGTCGCCAACCCCACGAAGCAGTTGGTCCTGGAAGCACTCCGGGCCTCCGGGCGGCCGATGTCCTCGGCCGAGGTCTCCGCGGAGATCGGAGTGTCGAGGGCCACGGCGCAGCGCTATCTTTCCACCCTGGCCAACTCCGGCGACGTCAAGATCCAACTTCGCTACGGCACCACCGGGCGTCCCGAGCAGGAGTTCTTCGCGGTTCAGAAACCGACAGGTCGCCCGGCACGCTGA
- a CDS encoding RNA-binding S4 domain-containing protein has translation MESTRIDRWLWSVRLAKTRPDAAAACRGGHVRVNDRVAKPSTSVVPGDEVRAKLGERTRIVEVVRVIQKRVGAADAVTCYLDRTPPPPPVAAIPVAVRDRGAGRPTKRDRRMLDKWRSGQG, from the coding sequence ATGGAATCCACACGCATTGACCGGTGGTTGTGGTCGGTGCGGCTGGCCAAGACACGGCCCGATGCAGCGGCGGCGTGCCGCGGTGGCCACGTGCGCGTCAACGACCGCGTGGCGAAACCGTCGACGAGCGTGGTTCCCGGCGACGAGGTACGCGCCAAACTCGGTGAACGCACCCGAATCGTCGAGGTCGTGCGGGTGATCCAGAAGCGGGTCGGTGCCGCCGACGCGGTCACCTGTTATCTCGACCGCACACCCCCGCCACCGCCGGTGGCCGCGATACCGGTGGCGGTCCGCGACCGCGGAGCCGGGCGGCCCACCAAGCGTGACCGCCGCATGCTCGACAAGTGGCGTTCGGGCCAGGGCTGA
- a CDS encoding haloacid dehalogenase type II: MALRALVFDVFGTLVDWRSGVADAFRSAGTAGDPEELADAWRARYRPILDEVNDGLRPWGNFDELHLATLQDVLSEREIALPPDQLNSLVQAWHRLDPWPDVRDGLELLRSDFLTAPLSNGHVRLVVDLARHGDLRFDCILSAELAHAYKPAPQTYLTAAHLLDVDPSEVMLVAAHPSDLAGARAGGLRTAFIDRPLEHGPATPKRSDRKADVSAGDLHELARLLADAGFN; the protein is encoded by the coding sequence ATGGCTCTACGCGCACTGGTTTTCGACGTCTTCGGGACCCTCGTGGACTGGCGCTCGGGTGTCGCCGACGCATTCCGGTCCGCCGGTACGGCGGGCGACCCGGAGGAACTCGCCGACGCGTGGCGGGCCCGGTATCGCCCGATCCTCGACGAGGTCAACGACGGTCTGCGGCCATGGGGCAACTTCGACGAGCTTCACCTGGCGACGCTTCAGGATGTGCTCAGCGAGCGGGAGATTGCGTTACCGCCGGATCAGTTGAACTCTCTTGTGCAGGCGTGGCACCGGCTCGACCCGTGGCCGGATGTCCGGGATGGCCTCGAACTGTTGCGCAGTGATTTCCTCACCGCACCGTTGTCCAACGGGCACGTGAGGCTGGTCGTCGACCTCGCCCGCCACGGCGACCTGCGGTTCGACTGCATACTCTCGGCCGAACTGGCGCACGCCTACAAACCCGCACCCCAGACGTACCTGACCGCGGCACACCTTCTCGACGTCGACCCCTCGGAAGTGATGCTGGTCGCCGCGCACCCGTCCGATCTCGCGGGCGCCCGCGCCGGCGGGCTGCGCACCGCCTTCATCGACCGTCCCCTGGAGCACGGACCGGCCACCCCGAAACGGTCCGACCGCAAGGCGGACGTCTCCGCAGGCGACCTGCACGAGCTGGCGCGGCTGCTCGCCGACGCGGGTTTCAACTGA
- a CDS encoding transporter substrate-binding domain-containing protein, whose product MRLRQATIFCAALLSLSTLPAGCASESTPSPSPLRHITESRTLRVCSTGDYRPFTFHDPQGTWSGMDIDLAEDMARRLGVQVEMVQTSWAKLVDDLDDRCDIAMGGISITLKRAQDAVYSAPYLRDGKAAIVRCADASRFRSLQDIDRAGIRVVVNPGGTNEEFAKGNLKQATIIEHPDNNTIFGEISAGNADAMITDASEIRFQTAQDHTLCGVSTDQPFTFEQKAYLLPAAATDTARWVDQWLNITQHDGTYDRICQKWLGRVVGP is encoded by the coding sequence GTGCGCCTCAGACAAGCGACCATTTTCTGTGCCGCCCTGCTGTCGCTGTCCACACTGCCGGCAGGATGCGCATCGGAATCGACTCCGAGTCCCAGTCCCCTGCGGCACATCACCGAATCGAGAACCCTGAGAGTCTGTAGCACCGGCGACTACCGCCCGTTCACCTTCCATGACCCGCAAGGAACCTGGAGCGGGATGGACATCGACCTCGCGGAAGACATGGCGCGCCGGCTCGGCGTCCAGGTCGAGATGGTGCAGACATCGTGGGCAAAACTCGTCGACGATCTCGACGACCGGTGCGACATCGCGATGGGGGGCATCAGCATCACGTTGAAACGCGCGCAGGACGCGGTGTACTCCGCGCCGTACCTGCGCGACGGCAAAGCCGCCATCGTGCGCTGTGCCGACGCATCACGATTCCGTTCGCTGCAGGACATAGATCGGGCCGGGATACGGGTCGTCGTCAATCCCGGTGGCACCAACGAGGAGTTCGCGAAGGGCAACCTCAAACAGGCCACGATCATCGAACATCCCGACAACAACACCATCTTCGGCGAGATCAGCGCCGGAAACGCGGACGCGATGATCACCGACGCCAGCGAGATTCGGTTCCAGACCGCACAGGACCACACGTTGTGCGGTGTGTCCACCGATCAACCGTTCACGTTCGAGCAGAAGGCGTACCTTCTGCCTGCCGCGGCGACCGATACCGCCCGGTGGGTCGACCAGTGGCTCAACATCACCCAACACGACGGCACATATGACCGGATCTGCCAGAAGTGGCTGGGACGCGTCGTCGGACCGTGA
- a CDS encoding class I SAM-dependent methyltransferase, protein MVEQSLWMQKVAADPGHSRWYIERFRSLARAGEDLFGEARLVDAMAPRGAHILDAGCGPGRLGGYLAGVGHRVVGVDVDPALIAAAEEDHPGPHWLVGDLAELDLPARGITEPFDIIVSAGNVMTFLAPSTRVRVLSRLRVHLAGNGRAVIGFGAGRDYEFGEFLADAKEAGFIPDQLLSTWDVRPFTDDSDFLVAILRSA, encoded by the coding sequence ATGGTCGAGCAGAGTCTGTGGATGCAGAAGGTGGCGGCTGACCCGGGGCATTCGCGGTGGTACATCGAGCGCTTCCGCTCCCTGGCGCGCGCCGGTGAAGACCTGTTCGGCGAGGCCCGCCTCGTGGATGCCATGGCACCCCGGGGCGCCCACATCCTCGACGCGGGCTGCGGACCCGGTCGGCTGGGCGGATACCTGGCAGGCGTAGGGCACCGCGTGGTCGGTGTCGACGTCGACCCGGCCCTGATCGCCGCCGCCGAGGAGGACCACCCGGGGCCGCATTGGCTGGTCGGTGACCTCGCCGAACTCGACCTACCGGCGCGCGGCATCACCGAACCGTTCGACATCATCGTCTCCGCCGGCAACGTGATGACCTTCCTCGCGCCGAGCACCCGGGTCCGGGTGCTGTCCCGACTTCGCGTCCACCTGGCCGGCAACGGACGCGCCGTCATCGGTTTCGGCGCGGGCCGCGACTACGAGTTCGGCGAGTTTCTCGCCGACGCGAAAGAAGCCGGGTTCATCCCCGACCAGCTGCTGTCCACCTGGGATGTGCGCCCGTTCACCGACGATTCCGATTTCCTCGTCGCGATCCTGCGTTCCGCGTAG
- a CDS encoding acyltransferase family protein, giving the protein MTLAQVFDRRRNALTLWRLFLAIGVVFWHSWPLTGRAIDYAPAVRLLSDMFADGFFIISGFLITAAWLRRPYLKEYWASRFLRIFPGLWVCLAVVAFVAAPFAAKLTHSTVTLSSEIGYFLNNAVLNIAYMNIDGTPIDVPYPGVWNGSIWTLFFVLLCDLMVSVLGFVGLLKRRWTIPILFVAAVCWCGYVSYTPPGYSMAQMLARFAVVFLAGAMFYRFQHRIPANWWLVALAAAIVVASSFTHNNRVIGALPLAYAIIVSGALVKRSRLRNDLSYGVYIYAFPVQQLLATIGMAALNPFLFFGLSTAAVMPVAAGSWFLVEKRASNLKNRIFRKSAKPVTAEAHSEAAVKTGS; this is encoded by the coding sequence ATGACTCTTGCACAGGTATTCGATCGACGACGCAATGCGCTGACGTTGTGGCGACTCTTCCTGGCGATCGGAGTGGTCTTCTGGCACTCGTGGCCACTCACCGGGCGCGCGATCGACTACGCGCCCGCGGTTCGATTGCTCAGCGACATGTTCGCTGACGGGTTCTTCATCATCTCGGGGTTCCTCATCACGGCGGCGTGGCTGCGTCGTCCCTACCTGAAGGAGTATTGGGCCTCGCGCTTCCTGCGCATCTTCCCCGGCCTGTGGGTCTGCCTGGCGGTGGTCGCCTTCGTCGCCGCGCCGTTCGCGGCCAAACTCACCCACAGCACGGTGACCCTGTCCTCCGAGATCGGATACTTCCTGAACAATGCGGTGCTGAACATCGCCTACATGAACATCGACGGAACACCCATCGACGTGCCGTACCCGGGGGTGTGGAACGGCTCGATCTGGACACTGTTCTTCGTACTTCTCTGCGACCTCATGGTGTCTGTGCTCGGCTTCGTCGGATTGCTGAAGCGGCGCTGGACGATTCCCATCTTGTTCGTCGCCGCGGTGTGCTGGTGCGGCTACGTCTCCTACACACCCCCCGGTTACAGCATGGCCCAGATGCTGGCAAGGTTTGCCGTCGTGTTCCTGGCCGGCGCGATGTTCTATCGGTTCCAGCACAGGATCCCGGCGAACTGGTGGCTGGTGGCCCTGGCTGCCGCGATCGTCGTGGCCTCATCGTTCACCCACAACAACCGCGTCATCGGTGCCCTGCCGCTGGCGTACGCGATCATCGTGTCGGGCGCGCTGGTGAAGCGCTCGCGGCTGCGCAACGACCTCTCATACGGGGTCTACATCTACGCATTCCCGGTTCAGCAGTTACTGGCCACCATAGGCATGGCCGCACTCAACCCGTTCCTGTTCTTCGGCCTGTCGACCGCGGCGGTCATGCCGGTGGCAGCCGGGAGCTGGTTCCTGGTGGAGAAGCGGGCGTCGAACCTGAAGAACCGAATCTTCCGCAAGTCCGCCAAACCGGTCACAGCTGAAGCGCATTCGGAGGCGGCGGTGAAGACCGGTAGTTGA